GTAACGCTCTCTAACATAACCATAAGGATGCCTCACATCTGCCTTGCGTTGTGATTTCTGTATACCCAATGCCAATAAACATTGATTGCTCACATCCGCAAAAGAGTGAATGCCTTCAGACAACATTGAGCTTGATCCGGTAAAAAAAAAGGCAATAAATTTTGCCACCATTACAATACTATTTCCAATAATTGCGCTGTATACAGCGACTTTTGATCCACTGGCCATAAACAAGGAATATATAGTGATTGATGTATAGGTCAAGCAGTGAGAAATAAATACACGACTAATATGTTTTAAGATGATCTTAAACAATTGTCAGGTCAAGACTTTAACAAGGTTTTTACTCCTATTTATTCTATTAAGAACTAGGATACTCTCCATTCAAACAGATATGAAAAAGTCTGTTCCCATCAAGAATATTTGGCAGAATAATACTATTTAATTGTATAGCTAATCTCTTAGATTAATTTTTTTCTCAATCTCATACCTTGCTTGTATTGAAAAAGAAACAAGATCAATAATACAAGTAAAAAATGGCTATTGCTGGATTGACAACGATTATTTTTAGAACTTTGAGGCATACTACATTCACTGGAGCCCGGCATTGCAACTGTACCATCAGGGCAATGCTGACAATCCGTAGATCCCAGCATATCGGTAAAAGTATTTTCTGGGCAAAGTTGACATGAATTGGATTGAGTAAACTCTGTAAATGTTCCTACTGGGCAATCTTCACAGCCAGGAGAGCCCGTATTCTCGGTAAAGGTTCCCACCTGACAGATTGTGCAATCTGTTCTGCCAATGACAAAACTTGAAGATGTTCCTTCTTGACATTCTGTGCAAGCATTAGCAGCAAAAGCATCAGAAAAGGTCCCGGCAGCACACACTCTACAAAAACCATCTCCTGCTTGAGCATAAGTCCCAGGACCACAATTGTCACACCCCATACCAGACTCATATTGTCCATCAAGACAGCTTGAAGAGTTTAATGCATCCACACAAACATTGGCTCCGGCCAAACTTACTTTTCCAGGTTCACATTCAAAACAAACCATAGCTTCTGAATTGGGCTGAAACTCATTTTCTGGACAAATCGTACAGGTGATACTCCCTGTTATGGGTGCATAACTTCCCGGAGAACAGCTTTGACATGAAGTTTGTCCATAATCAGGTTGAAATTGACCAATTTCACATTCTATACATTCTGCTTGGCCTTCATCTGGATTGAATCTTCCAGGCGGACAAGATGTACAGGCAGTTGATCCTTCTTCTGCAGCAAAACTTCCTGCTGGGCAATTGGCACAAGGCTCTTGTCCATCAAAGCTATAGGTTCCCGGGGAACAGGGCATAGCAAAAACGCTTGCGCTCAAGCTCATTAAAAAAAATACAAAAATAAAGATATGTTTCAGTGTATGCATTAGACACATCATAAACCATGATGCTGATCCTTGAAAGAAAACAATTGTACTGATTTTTTTATTTTATCTATCTCAAAAACAATAGGTATAATATTTTATTAACAACTCAATCCTGTTCATTTGGTTTAATGAAACCCTATTGCATACAACTTTTAATGTTGTACTTAAGTTAGATGAAATTATTCAAAACTATGGTAGTCTTGTTCAGAAAAAATTTAAATTATTTAAATTAAAGGAGATCAATCATGGTTATTCATAAAAATGGTTCTGCCGTTTGGACGGGCGGTTTAAAAAATGGCAAAGGAACAGTATCTACACAAAGTGGCGCTTTAAACAATCAACCCTATGGTTTTAATACCCGGTTTGAAGGTGCTGCAGGAACCAACCCAGAGGAGCTCATTGGGGCTGCTCACGCAGGGTGTTTTAGCATGGCATTGGCCAAAATCATTGAAGAAGCTGGCTTGAGTGCAGAAAAAATAGAGACCTCTGCTAAGGTGACTTTAGAAAAATTAGAGGATGGCTTTAACATTACCAAAGTACATTTGAATTTGAATGCTCAAGTTCCAGGTGCAGATGAAAATACTGTTAAAGAATTGGCACAAAAAGCAAAAGTAGGTTGCCCAGTTTCCAAGCTGCTTAATGCTGAGATCACACTAGAAACAACTGTTGCTTAATACAAAAAAAACTGTGGGGCAGTTAGAAAACTCAAACAAACTGCCCCATACTACAAATTACTGGTTTTGATATTTTTTCTTCATTTCTTCTGCCATTTTTTTCATTTCTTCTATTTTTTTGGCATCCATTCCACCGTTTTTCATGGCATCCATCATTGATTTTTTCATACCTTCCATATCTTGATCTGCAACTGGAACAGTGTTCATCTTTTTATAATCTTTGGGTAAAGTAAACATGGATGATTTTATATTTTCTTCTTTGAGTGAAACCACTGTAACTTGGGTTTCAAGCTTGTTACCTTTTTTAGATTCAAACTCTAATGGGAAGCCTTTTATATCTTTAGGCAATATTGAGCGTTTTTTATTGGTGTAAAACGCCGCCATCATGGGTTTGTATTTTTTGTACAAACTATCACTTAAACAAACATTTTCAATCTGAGTTTGGCTTTTCTTTTCATAAACCTGACAGCTATGCCCTGCGATGGTTTTTTTATCTTTTGTGGGTTTAAAATCATCGCTGTTTTTATGATGGACTGCTTCATTGACTGTATGTTCCATATAAGATTTCTTTTCAGGAAATAACGTATAGTTTACATTATTTTTAGCATCACTTAAATGAATCATATTACCCATGGGCATGTTTTTAAAATTCATTTCCACCCTTGTCATTCCATTTTGATAAAAGGCTTGCATGCTACCACTCATATTGTGATTTTCTTGGTTAACCTTAAGTTCATAGTTAATCACTACGCCTTTTGCATACACAGAAAACAATAAGCCAGATAATAGTAAAATAAAATACATGGAACGCATCATAAAAATCTCCTTTAATATTTAATTAGTGATAACCTTTTAACGGCTTTAAGCCTGAAATTCAACTATATACGCTGACCTATACAATTTATTGCCCCTGCAAAGCTGTGTTAAAATCACCCATTATCGTTATATACACTTAAACAAACTGCGAAACTTTTTACGCAATTAATTCATAAAATGGGACATTTAACACCGTTTTACAATCCTTAAATCTTGTAAAAGCCTTAATATACAAGCTTTTTATAGCTTGTACTTGGCATTATAATTGCTGTTTATGCTCACATGCAACGACACAATGATACACGCGGCCATGCTGCTATAAAAACAATTGGGATCTTGGGGCTGGTCCTTGCAAACTACTTCAATATAATATTTGCTCAATCTAACACAGACCATTCATTTAATTATATTGGAGCTCAGCATAACATGCTATCCAATCAAGTGAGTTGGAAGCAAGTTCGTGAAAGTACATCAGGACCTTTACTTGACTTAAAGTATATCTATAAAGATGGTGATGGTCATGAAGAAATACTTGAATTAAGAGACCATCCTGCTTTTAATTACTTTTCTCATCCAGAAAAATTCATTCCTGAAGCCAGACGCATGATGGATCATATCTATTTATTATTGGATAATGTGTATGCACCAGAAAAACGAGTCTATCATTCAGAAGACAGAACCTTGGTTAGAAAAAAACTTTACGATCACCTTGGCATGCTCAATCATTTTTTTACATTAAGCTGCAATCAATTAAAAGATGATCCTGAAACTTATTTGGCTAAATTCCGTGAGAAATACAATGAAGAGAAACCTTCTTTTTTTGGTTATATTGGGGGTGTTGTAGGTTTTAGTGAAGCATGGGAAGACCATGGTTTAAATATAATGGAAGCCCGCATCAGACAATGCAATGAAGGGTATGGCAATATTGCACAGATATACAGAACACTGAGTGAAATTTTACACTATCAACTGAACAATAATGGTTGATAAATAGCTGTTTTATACAAACTGTATTTTGTTCTTTGCTTGACTTTAAATCATAAAAGAACTTAACTCTTCATGATGAAATTGGCTTTTTTAATCATTGACATGCAAAAAGAGTTTAACACCAGCTCTGAAACTGAATACTTAATGCAAGAAGCTTCTGAGTATATTGTATGGACGCATCGTTTATTTAAACACAACCATTGGCCAACCATTGTCATTCAAGATGCAGACATGCCAGATGGCAAAAATAATCCAGGCTACGCCATGATTGATGCGCTGTCTTCTATTGAAGCCGATGCTTATGTTTCCAAACTTTTACCCAATTCTTTTTGGGAAACTGAACTCAATACAATTTTAAAAGGTTACAATGTGGACTCGGTATTGTTGTCTGGATTCAATGCTGCTTATTGCGTGACCGCAACCTATTTTGGTGCACTTGAACGTGGATGGCAACCTTCTATTCTTAAAAATGGCATTGCCAGTCATAAAGAGCGTTATGTTCTTCAAGCTCAAGAACTATTTGATTGTTTAAGTTACAATCAAATAGCAGCTTTTATAAAAAGTAGCTCTCCCTAGTATGCTTTATTGATTATAGACATGCAAAATTTCTATTTTTCATACTGAACAAGATACTTAAAATACCTTTTATAAGTTCATGTTTTGATGTAAATTATTTAAATAATAATGTACTATTTATCAAAACAAAGAAATAAAAATGTTGTATTGGCTTATGAAAAATATATGGGCTATATTGAAAGTCAGCAAGATTTATTCTCAAAAAACATTTTAAAGCTTATTCAATCTGATTGGTATTATAACCCAAATGAACCAAAGTGTCCGCATGATGCTTGGCTGGAAAACTTATTCATATCTGAAAAATCTTATGGAGACAGAAATGAAAAGAGTGCGACCTCAATTTCTATAACCCTCCTTAATGCCTATCATAATGCAACAATTACATTCGAATATGAAAATGTGATTTCTTATAATTTGAGTTTTTTAAAAAATAAACATGCCCGACAAGATTGGTTGTATGATGAATTTAGAGTCTCTGAAAATAAAAAAATCCTACATGAAATTGAGTGGTCTGGATTTAAAACTTTATCTACATGGACTATTGAAGCAGAAGACATACATTATAAATTTGATGAAATAAAGTAGTTCTTAAGTAAAAAAATATCTCTTAAACGCTAAGATAAATTAATTTTTTTAGTGTTGTTGTCCGATATCTTCTTTTTTATACTCTCAACTTTTTTGTATGTTTTGGGTAAATCAAACATCTTAGGTTGAATATTTTTTTCCTTTAAATCTTGAAGCTTTAGCTTTGACAGAGTTTTTCCATCAACTGTTGCTTGATATTCAAGTGGAAAGCCTTCAATGTCTTTTAAATAATAAGACTGTTTTTGCCCAAGCTGTTTAAAACTATCCATAAACTTTTGATACTTCTTATACAGCTCTTCACTGACACACACGGTTTCAACATAATCTTTTTTTATTTTACCAAACACCTCACATGAAAATCCGGCAATGGTTTTGGTTTCATTGCTAGGCTTGTATTTTTTTTCATGAGATTTTGTTTTTAGTTTTGGGTATTTAAATTGTACATAGGTTTTGCTGTTTTCAAATAACATGTAACTTTTTTTATTTTTAGCATCAACAATATGAACAATTTTTTCTAAATCCTCTTGACCATTATTTAAAGCAATCTCCATTCTCATTTTTTCATCATCATAAAAAGTAGTAATTTCACCAAAAAGAGTGCTTGTTTCATCTACTGCCAGCAAAGCATAGCTTGCGTAAACTCCTTTTGCATAAACTAATTTTGCACTTACCATAAATGTAAACAATACTAATGAAGATAAAAATTTTAACATACCGTTTCTCCGTTATTCTAATAACCTAAAGGATTAGATAATTAATGTTAACAACTTATGAAATTATTTTTTTTGTTGCTTTGTAAGCCAACACTGAAAATGTAATAAATAAGATGAGAAAAACAAAGAAAAGAAACTTGGCAATTCCTGCTGATGCAGCAGCAATACCGGTAAAACCAAATAATGCTGCAATCAAAGATACAATAAAGAAAAAAATAGCCAATTTCAACATAAGTCACTCCTTGTTATTTTTTTTAAAATTAGCTTTAAAAGTAAAGTTTGCCTACTAACTTTAGTAAGCAATCTATTTGTATTTTTACGTTGTTTTTAACAATAGGCTGTTTTAATACTTAATAGTAAAGTACTTACCCATGAAAAAAATACATAAAAACCCACTTAAAAAATAGAAGATGCAGTAGATACAACGATTTACCAAAATTAAAAAAACTTTTAAAAAAATCAATATTAGAATTTAAAAACCCCATAATACATGTGAATTTATTCTTTCTTTTTCCTTTGCCTCAGGATTAAATTTTGGATAGGTGTTGAAATATATGAATAAAGATTTTAAACCCCATATACCCGCGCAACAAAATCCACCTGAATTTACAGTTAAAGCTGTTTTGGTTGGTTGTGTAGCCGGGTGTCTTTTTGGTGCTGCCAATGCTTACCTCGGTCTGCGTGTTGGCTTAACCATCAGCACCTCTATCCCTATTGCCGTTATTGCCGTCTTGGCTTTTTTTGCCTTACCTCCTTTTGGTAAGCTGGCTTCCATTTTAGAAACCAACATTGCCCAAACTGTTGGTTCAGCCTCATCGTCTCTGGCTTCTGGTCTTATTTTTACCGTACCAGCTTTATTTCTTTGGCAACAAAATCCAACGCTTGGGCAAATTGTCTTGGTGTCTGTCAGTGGGGGAATCTTAGGTATTTTATTTATGATTCCATTGCGTCGGACGCTGATTCGTGATGAGCATGAAACCTTACCTTATCCAGAAGGCACTGCCTGTGCTAAAGTAATGATAGCCGCTGAAAAAGGGGGCAATCATGCGATGCCTGTTTTTAAGGGTATTTTAATTGGTGGCTTTTTAAAATTTGTTTTATCTTGGGCTAAGGTCATTAAGGATGATTTTCATATCAACTTACCGTTTATCCCCAAAGCTCAGTTTGGTTTGGAGTTTAGCCCCGCACTTTTGGGTGTGGGTTTTATTTTAGGTTTGCGCATTGCCACTGTCATGGTTGCAGGATCTGCCTTGGCTTGGTTTGTAATTATCCCAGCAATTGCCATTTGGGGGCAAAATCAAACCGCTCCTCTTTATCCTGAAACAATAGCACTGATTACAGATATGTCCCCTGGTCAGATTTGGACCCGCTATGTACGCTACATTGGTGCTGGCGCCGTGGCTTTTGGTGGCTTACTCTCTCTGTTAAAAACCTTACCCACTATTTTTTCAAGTTTTCGCCAGGGCATTGCTGACTTTAAAAACCGAGTTCCAAAACCAGATGAAACCCAGATTTCTAGACATGAAAGAGACCTAAGCCTAAAAACTTCCCTCATTATTATGGCTATAATTATTGCTTTGCTGATCATTGCCCCCACCGGATTGACTTATTTACCTGGTTTTGGCGCAAAAATAGTCAGTGTAATTTTGGCTGTGGTTTTTGCGTTCTTTTTTGTCACTGTATCCAGTAGAATTGTGGGTATGGTAGGCGTTTCATCTAACCCAACCTCAGGCATGACCATAGCCACCCTAATTGCAACCTGTGGTATATTTTACATGCTCAATTGGATGGGCAGTTTGGCCATGGCCCAAGCTTTAATTATTGGCACCTTGGTGGCAACCGCAGCTTCCATTGCTGGAGATACTTCACAAGATTTAAAAAGTGGTTTTTTGCTAGGATCAACGCCCAAGTTTCAACAAATAGGTGAAATTTTAGGTGTGGTCACCTCAGTGACCTTTGTCTGTTTTTCTTTGTACGCCCTGGCCAAAACCTATGGTTTTGGTACACAAGAACTCCCTGCACCCCAAGCCATGCTCATGAAAGTGGTAATTGAAGGGATTTTATCAACTGAACACTCTTTGCCATGGTCACTGGTAGCTATAGGTGCTGGGATTGCTGCCATTGCAGCTTTGTTTAGATTACCCGTCTTAGCGTTTGCAGTGGGAGTTTACTTGCCATTGTCTTCCATGTTTCCTATTTTTATGGGCGGATTGATTCGCTACTGGGTTGAAAAGCGTAAATCCAGTGAAAATGGTATTTTACTTTGCTCAGGTTTTGTCGGCGGCGAAGGTTTATTTGGTGTAGGTATTGCTTTTTATGCGCTACTGACCAGCTCCAAACCA
This sequence is a window from Oligoflexia bacterium. Protein-coding genes within it:
- a CDS encoding OsmC family protein — protein: MHKNGSAVWTGGLKNGKGTVSTQSGALNNQPYGFNTRFEGAAGTNPEELIGAAHAGCFSMALAKIIEEAGLSAEKIETSAKVTLEKLEDGFNITKVHLNLNAQVPGADENTVKELAQKAKVGCPVSKLLNAEITLETTVA
- a CDS encoding isochorismatase family cysteine hydrolase, with the protein product MMKLAFLIIDMQKEFNTSSETEYLMQEASEYIVWTHRLFKHNHWPTIVIQDADMPDGKNNPGYAMIDALSSIEADAYVSKLLPNSFWETELNTILKGYNVDSVLLSGFNAAYCVTATYFGALERGWQPSILKNGIASHKERYVLQAQELFDCLSYNQIAAFIKSSSP
- a CDS encoding DUF4412 domain-containing protein, which codes for MLKFLSSLVLFTFMVSAKLVYAKGVYASYALLAVDETSTLFGEITTFYDDEKMRMEIALNNGQEDLEKIVHIVDAKNKKSYMLFENSKTYVQFKYPKLKTKSHEKKYKPSNETKTIAGFSCEVFGKIKKDYVETVCVSEELYKKYQKFMDSFKQLGQKQSYYLKDIEGFPLEYQATVDGKTLSKLKLQDLKEKNIQPKMFDLPKTYKKVESIKKKISDNNTKKINLS
- a CDS encoding DUF4412 domain-containing protein translates to MMRSMYFILLLSGLLFSVYAKGVVINYELKVNQENHNMSGSMQAFYQNGMTRVEMNFKNMPMGNMIHLSDAKNNVNYTLFPEKKSYMEHTVNEAVHHKNSDDFKPTKDKKTIAGHSCQVYEKKSQTQIENVCLSDSLYKKYKPMMAAFYTNKKRSILPKDIKGFPLEFESKKGNKLETQVTVVSLKEENIKSSMFTLPKDYKKMNTVPVADQDMEGMKKSMMDAMKNGGMDAKKIEEMKKMAEEMKKKYQNQ
- a CDS encoding DUF1328 domain-containing protein, whose translation is MLKLAIFFFIVSLIAALFGFTGIAAASAGIAKFLFFVFLILFITFSVLAYKATKKIIS
- a CDS encoding oligopeptide transporter, OPT family, translating into MNKDFKPHIPAQQNPPEFTVKAVLVGCVAGCLFGAANAYLGLRVGLTISTSIPIAVIAVLAFFALPPFGKLASILETNIAQTVGSASSSLASGLIFTVPALFLWQQNPTLGQIVLVSVSGGILGILFMIPLRRTLIRDEHETLPYPEGTACAKVMIAAEKGGNHAMPVFKGILIGGFLKFVLSWAKVIKDDFHINLPFIPKAQFGLEFSPALLGVGFILGLRIATVMVAGSALAWFVIIPAIAIWGQNQTAPLYPETIALITDMSPGQIWTRYVRYIGAGAVAFGGLLSLLKTLPTIFSSFRQGIADFKNRVPKPDETQISRHERDLSLKTSLIIMAIIIALLIIAPTGLTYLPGFGAKIVSVILAVVFAFFFVTVSSRIVGMVGVSSNPTSGMTIATLIATCGIFYMLNWMGSLAMAQALIIGTLVATAASIAGDTSQDLKSGFLLGSTPKFQQIGEILGVVTSVTFVCFSLYALAKTYGFGTQELPAPQAMLMKVVIEGILSTEHSLPWSLVAIGAGIAAIAALFRLPVLAFAVGVYLPLSSMFPIFMGGLIRYWVEKRKSSENGILLCSGFVGGEGLFGVGIAFYALLTSSKPQGWGSQWAGALESWLPLICMLALSFFVGYFSVKGKQNNNSNA